A segment of the Acidobacteriota bacterium genome:
CAGGCCATTGAGGGCGGCGCCCTGGCTGGGATCGGCGCCGGCCACGATCCCCGAGTGGAGGTCGAGTCGGCCGGTCGCGTCGACCAGGACGCGGTGGCGCGAGAAGGTGATCAGCTCGCGGTGCTGGCCGGACCAGGCGCCGCCCACGGAGTAGTGGGGCACGCCGAGTTCTTGATCGACGAAGGTATCGCTCAGCACGTCCGGAGCGTTCGGCATGCGGGCGTAGATCAAGACCACGTACTCGCCCGGCATCAGGCCGGTGAAGAACAGGCAGGACTCGAGGCCGGCGCTGAAGGTGACCAGGTAGTCGTCGAGCAGGCGGGCGTCGTCGCCGCTGGTGCTGGGGTCGACCGCGAGCGGGGTGTCGAGGCCGCCGAACTGACGCACGCTGACGGCCGTCACCGCGCCCTGGAGATCCACCAGGTCGTCGGTGGTGGTGGCGTGGTCCGCCGGCAGGCTGTTCCACACCCCGGCGATGCCCGCTGCGGCGTAGCTGGCGTCCGGCCCATGGTCCGGGGCGCCGAAGTCGAGATTGAGGCTCTGACCAGCGAGGGGCACCGCGGTCAAAGTCAGCAGAAGCGAGCAAGCCAGGATTTTCATCGGGACTCCTTGCATCGAGGGTGGGCTTGGCGCTGATGGTGAGCTGAATGTAAAGAGATGGCTGCAGGATAGCAGGTGCTCTCGCGCCAGCCGGTTGACACGGAGTGCCACCGATCGGCCTTCGTCCTGCTTTGCCGCCGCCCGACTCCCTTGCCTTGATGGCGGCGAAAGGAGGGAGGATGGAGCCGAATGCAAACCCAACTCTGATTCAACGCCTGGGGGAGTCGACCTTCGTCAAGCTGGCGACCCTGGGCTTTTTGCTTCTGCTGCTGCTCTTGCCGGTGAGCCGGGTGCGCTCCCTGGTCAACGAGCGCATGGGCCGGCAGCAGGAAGTGCGCCACGAGATCACCCGCACCTGGGGCAGCGCCCAGACCCTGCTCGGCCCGGTGCTGACGGTGCCGGTCGAGGTGCTGCGCGAGCGGCCGGTCGAGAAAGAGGGCGACGCCGTCAAGACCTACTGGCAAGCCCACTACGTTCGCATCTTGCCGAAATCCTTGAGCTGGCAGGGAGAGGTCAACCCCGAGATCCGCAATCGCGGCCTGTTCGAGGTCGTGCTCTACGAGAGCGAGCTGGCGGCCAGCGGTCATTTCGAGATTCCAGATCTCGGTGGCGACGATCGCCGGGTGCGCTGGCAGGATGCGGAAGTGGCCCTGTTGCTGTCGACACCGCGCGGCTTGCAGCGTGAAGTGATCCTCGAGTGGGGCGATGGTGAATACCCCTTCCGGCCCGGCGCCGGTCTCGCCGACGGCCTCGGCAGTGGCATCCGGGTACCGCTTTCGGACCTCGCCGCCGACAGCGCGGTGCCGTTCTCCTTCGACCTTTCGTTGCGCGGCGCCGAAGAGCTGCTGTTCATCCCGGTGGGCGACCTCACGACGGTCGCTCTCGGCTCGCCCTGGCAGGATCCCGGGTTCGTCGGCAGCTTCCTGCCGCAGCAGCGCCGACTCGATGCCGCGGGATTTGCGGCCGACTGGCAAGTGCCCGCCTTCGGCCGCGGCTTTCCAGGCCTGTGGTGGGACGGCCAGGTCGCCGACGTGACCCTCGACGCGACGGCCTTCGGCGTGTCCTTGATTCTGCCGGCGGACGCTTACCAACAGACGGAGCGGGCGGTGAAGTACGCGATGTTGTTCATCGTGCTGACCTTCGGCACCTTCTTCCTGCTCGAGGTCACCAGCCCGCGGCGCCTGCATGCGGTGCAGTATCTGCTCGTTGGCTTCGCCCAGTCGGTGTTCTACGTCCTGCTGCTGGCCCTCGCCGAGCACCTCGGCTTCGCTGCTGCCTACGGCCTCGCCGCCGTCGCCACCGTCGGATTGATCGCCGCCTACTCGGCGAGCGTGCTCGGCGGTTGGCGTCGCGCCGGTATCGTCGGTGTGTCCTTGGCGCTGCTCTATGGCTATCTGTTCGTGCTGCTGCGCCTCGAGGATCTCGCCCTGCTGGTGGGAGCGGTGGGCTTGTTCGCCGTCCTCGCCTTGCTGATGATCGCCACCCGCCACCTCGATTGGTTCAGCTTGCGCTGGCAGGCCGATCGTTGAGCCGGATTTCCATCTGGATGTCCGACCGTGAGTACCCGGAGGGCTGGTTCTCGACTTCGACGAAACCCAGCTTGCGGTAGAGCTGGAGCGCCGGCGCCAGGCGCCGGTTGCTTTCCAGGAAGGCGCGGGGCGCGCCGAGCTGGCGCGCCCGCTCGATCACCGCTCGGCCGAGGAGGGCGCCGATTCCGAGACCCTGGGCCGAGGGCGTGACCGCCATCTTGGCGAGCTCGAAGCCGCCGTCGTCCATCTTGATCAGGGCGCAGGTGCCGACCACCTCGCCGCGGTGGAGGGCCATCAGGATCTGGCCGCCGGGCTCGAGGATGGTCGCCTCGGGATTCTGCAGGTAACGCAGGTCCTGCTCCTCGATCTCGAAGTAGGCGTCGATCCACTCGCGGTTGAGGCGCTCGAAGGCCGGGCCGTCGCCGGCCTCGAAGTCGCGCACTGCGACCTCGCCGGCGGGGGAAGCGTGAAAGCGCCGGGCGACCCGCTCGTAGAGGCTCTGGCGGTCGAGGATCGCCTCGACCTCGCCGAGGGCGGCCCACAGGTCGTGGCTCATGGCGCCCAGGATGTCGTCGACGGCGGCGCTGACATCGCGTCGCTGCGGCGCCATCTGGTCGACTGCCTGGTGACCGGCCTCGGTGAGGCGGGCGAGGCGCTGGCGCCGATCCTCCGCACTGCGCTCCGAAGTCGCCAGGCCGGCCTTGGTCATGGCCTTGAGAATCTGGCTCACCGAGGCGTGGGAGTGGCCGATGATGCGTCCGATCTCGCCCACCGGCAAGGGGCCCTGGTGGGCGAGCACGTAGACCACC
Coding sequences within it:
- the creD gene encoding cell envelope integrity protein CreD, which produces MEPNANPTLIQRLGESTFVKLATLGFLLLLLLLPVSRVRSLVNERMGRQQEVRHEITRTWGSAQTLLGPVLTVPVEVLRERPVEKEGDAVKTYWQAHYVRILPKSLSWQGEVNPEIRNRGLFEVVLYESELAASGHFEIPDLGGDDRRVRWQDAEVALLLSTPRGLQREVILEWGDGEYPFRPGAGLADGLGSGIRVPLSDLAADSAVPFSFDLSLRGAEELLFIPVGDLTTVALGSPWQDPGFVGSFLPQQRRLDAAGFAADWQVPAFGRGFPGLWWDGQVADVTLDATAFGVSLILPADAYQQTERAVKYAMLFIVLTFGTFFLLEVTSPRRLHAVQYLLVGFAQSVFYVLLLALAEHLGFAAAYGLAAVATVGLIAAYSASVLGGWRRAGIVGVSLALLYGYLFVLLRLEDLALLVGAVGLFAVLALLMIATRHLDWFSLRWQADR
- a CDS encoding bifunctional helix-turn-helix transcriptional regulator/GNAT family N-acetyltransferase → MDFYRHLGPMAIGSRLRALTARITEDAAQLYALYGSPLDPRWFPVVYVLAHQGPLPVGEIGRIIGHSHASVSQILKAMTKAGLATSERSAEDRRQRLARLTEAGHQAVDQMAPQRRDVSAAVDDILGAMSHDLWAALGEVEAILDRQSLYERVARRFHASPAGEVAVRDFEAGDGPAFERLNREWIDAYFEIEEQDLRYLQNPEATILEPGGQILMALHRGEVVGTCALIKMDDGGFELAKMAVTPSAQGLGIGALLGRAVIERARQLGAPRAFLESNRRLAPALQLYRKLGFVEVENQPSGYSRSDIQMEIRLNDRPASAS